The following are from one region of the Salvia hispanica cultivar TCC Black 2014 chromosome 1, UniMelb_Shisp_WGS_1.0, whole genome shotgun sequence genome:
- the LOC125202635 gene encoding putative late blight resistance protein homolog R1A-3 isoform X4, whose amino-acid sequence MTAYGGVLSLRNTINNVICCSRFSLVGGSLQIIQGVYEELQPLTKVLQILDSTSPSRSRKKVNALDGIIKDAIWKFEDSLESLLTRQIPSQYETLPEIVSIDLQSLENDAISLFQKLNDMKEEYIYEVENMPQDEPISSFFGFHGTNSKMIGLSDQFGEVKRDLLHFLDYPGWKHVYGLYGTAGVGKTTLAKKIYQDPNIQHIYKRRAWVTVGRVPQPISQISRGILAQLTQGAELRLRGKNCLVVLDDVWEREVFDCLHRSIPCVESGCVQVLLTCRHKKWINVIPFGECNEVRFLNEEESMELLCEKVFGDGSCPPQLHKLAIKIAKRCEGLPLLILAVAGILSKSDRNRDPAYWNEVAERRNSVFKDAYNRISKIIDMLTAEGLWDDWDCLRELAIEYSLVLRIWKSVDKTSHEFYVREYKTCRLHSSWRHVCRGEASKKKFYHVLNKLIDASEESLIGQRGLCLENNVLFGIKEFCDSIRLHCASFARSLLSYGPYHQYPIPIDVGFKLLREIDILTQRFYTFPLEILSLVHLKYLALTCNGEIPTTISKLFNLRVLIMHPHLSIRCCKVPSYVPIQIWDMQGLEHIEILGKSLVTSSHVNLYNLSTLVGVNASICTISELPRKIPNIKKLGVQIELMPYDDHIDLLSCFGCISTLSLDTLKLSITNPVIKHGHFFSVNPKSLKLPHYLIKLHLSGMGFPWEFMDAIGTLPYLQVLKLRSYAFQGPRWTTKRRSFPNLEFLLIEESDLVQWKPGKSFPRLKYLSMKHCYKLVDICCYEGEPTFLDQYICTIEIELEDCNPLALVWASQLRPRVGSRLRVIASSSFDEKPTTVKFERLVLQLQIKSYVSVQDNCDISFT is encoded by the exons ATGACTGCTTATGGCGGTGTTCTTTCTCTTAGGAATACAATTAACAATGTTATCTGTTGTTCTCGTTTTAGCCTTGTTGGCGGCTCTCTACAAATCATACAAGGCGTCTACGAGGAGTTGCAGCCATTGACAAAAGTTCTTCAAATATTGGACTCGACAAGTCCAAGCAGGAGCAGGAAGAAGGTGAATGCTTTGGATGGAATAATCAAAGATGCAATTTGGAAATTTGAAGACTCTTTGGAATCCCTTCTCACTCGACAGATTCCTTCACAATATGAAACTCTTCCGGAGATCGTCTCCATTGATCTTCAGAGTCTGGAAAACGATGCGATTTCGTTGTTCCAGAAGCTCAATGATATGAAAGAGGAGTACATTTATGAAGTAGAGAATATGCCTCAAGACGAACCTATTTCCTCGTTCTTTGGTTTTCATGGAACCAACTCAAAGATGATTGGATTATCAGACCAATTCGGTGAAGTCAAAAGAGATCTATTGCATTTCCTAGACTATCCCGGTTGGAAGCATGTGTACGGACTTTATGGAACAGCAGGCGTTGGAAAGACCACTCTTGCTAAGAAAATTTATCAAGATCCAAATATTCAGCACATATATAAGCGGCGTGCTTGGGTCACAGTAGGCAGAGTACCTCAACCGATCAGCCAAATTTCACGAGGCATTCTAGCTCAACTCACACAGGGAGCTGAATTAAGATTGCGTGGCAAGAATTGTCTCGTTGTGCTGGATGATGTTTGGGAGAGAGAGGTATTCGATTGCTTGCATCGTTCCATACCCTGTGTAGAAAGTGGTTGTGTTCAAGTCTTGCTTACTTGTcgacataaaaaatggattaatGTTATTCCCTTTGGTGAATGCAATGAGGTGCGGTTTTTGAACGAAGAAGAAAGTATGGAACTACTATGTGAGAAGGTGTTTGGAGATGGGAGTTGCCCTCCTCAACTTCACAAACTTGCCATCAAAATTGCCAAGCGTTGTGAAGGCCTCCCTCTCTTGATACTCGCTGTTGCTGGCATCCTATCGAAATCCGACCGGAATAGAGACCCagcctactggaatgaagtagcAGAAAGGAGAAATTCAGTCTTTAAAGATGCATATAATCGAATATCAAAG ATTATCGATATGTTGACCGCTGAGGGGTTGTGGGATGATTGGGATTGCTTGAGAGAGCTAGCTATCGAGTACAGTCTTGTTTTGCGCATCTGGAAGAGCGTGGATAAAACTTCGCATGAGTTTTATGTTAGAGAGTACAAAACTTGCCGGCTTCATTCCTCATGGCGACACGTCTGTAGAGGAGAAGctagtaaaaaaaagttttaccATGTCCTAAATAAACTGATTGATGCCTCAGAAGAAAGTCTAATAGGTCAGCGCGGCTTGTGTCTCGAAAACAATGTTTTATTTGGCATCAAAGAGTTTTGCGATTCAATAAGATTGCACTGTGCATCCTTTGCACGTTCTCTCCTTTCCTATGGTCCTTACCACCAATATCCAATCCCTATAGATGTCGGTTTCAAGTTGCTAAGGGAAATAGATATTCTCACACAACGTTTCTATACTTTCCCATTAGAAATTCTATCGCTGGTCCATCTAAAATACCTTGCTTTAACATGCAACGGAGAAATTCCTACAACTATATCCAAACTTTTCAACCTTCGAGTTTTGATTATGCATCCACATCTGAGTATTAGATGTTGTAAAGTTCCATCATATGTACCAATCCAAATATGGGATATGCAAGGGTTGGAGCACATTGAGATATTAGGGAAAAGTCTTGTAACTTCATCTCATGTTAATTTGTATAATCTCTCAACCCTTGTAGGTGTGAATGCTAGCATTTGTACCATCTCCGAACTCCCCAGAAAAATTCCTAACATAAAGAAATTAGGGGTACAGATTGAGCTGATGCCGTATGATGACCATATCGATCTTTTGAGTTGCTTTGGTTGCATTTCAACACTTAGTTTGGATACACTCAAATTGAGCATCACAAATCCTGTGATTAAGCATGGCCATTTTTTCTCTGTGAATCCCAAGTCATTGAAGTTGCCACATTATCTGATAAAGTTACATTTGAGTGGTATGGGTTTTCCTTGGGAATTCATGGATGCAATTGGCACTTTGCCATACCTTCAAGTTCTCAAATTGCGATCCTACGCCTTTCAGGGTCCACGTTGGACAACAAAAAGGCGTAGTTTTCCGAATCTTGAGTTTCTTCTAATTGAAGAAAGTGATTTGGTGCAATGGAAACCAGGAAAAAGCTTCCCTAGGCTTAAATACTTAAGCATGAAGCATTGCTACAAACTAGTAGACATATGCTGCTATGAGGGTGAGCCTACTTTTCTGgaccaatatatatgtacaatagAGATTGAATTAGAGGACTGCAATCCTTTAGCGTTGGTTTGGGCCAGTCAGTTACGACCACGTGTTGGTTCTAGGCTTCGTGTTATTgcctcttcttcttttgaCGAGAAACCGACAACTGTCAAATTTGAAAGGTTAGTCCTTCAACtacaaatcaaatcatatgTCTCTGTTCAAGATAACTGTGatatttcatttacttaa
- the LOC125202635 gene encoding putative late blight resistance protein homolog R1A-10 isoform X5 codes for MTAYGGVLSLRNTINNVICCSRFSLVGGSLQIIQGVYEELQPLTKVLQILDSTSPSRSRKKVNALDGIIKDAIWKFEDSLESLLTRQIPSQYETLPEIVSIDLQSLENDAISLFQKLNDMKEEYIYEVENMPQDEPISSFFGFHGTNSKMIGLSDQFGEVKRDLLHFLDYPGWKHVYGLYGTAGVGKTTLAKKIYQDPNIQHIYKRRAWVTVGRVPQPISQISRGILAQLTQGAELRLRGKNCLVVLDDVWEREVRFLNEEESMELLCEKVFGDGSCPPQLHKLAIKIAKRCEGLPLLILAVAGILSKSDRNRDPAYWNEVAERRNSVFKDAYNRISKVLFPSYDYLPQCLKMPFLFMGVFPYDTAPSKIIDMLTAEGLWDDWDCLRELAIEYSLVLRIWKSVDKTSHEFYVREYKTCRLHSSWRHVCRGEASKKKFYHVLNKLIDASEESLIGQRGLCLENNVLFGIKEFCDSIRLHCASFARSLLSYGPYHQYPIPIDVGFKLLREIDILTQRFYTFPLEILSLVHLKYLALTCNGEIPTTISKLFNLRVLIMHPHLSIRCCKVPSYVPIQIWDMQGLEHIEILGKSLVTSSHVNLYNLSTLVGVNASICTISELPRKIPNIKKLGVQIELMPYDDHIDLLSCFGCISTLSLDTLKLSITNPVIKHGHFFSVNPKSLKLPHYLIKLHLSGMGFPWEFMDAIGTLPYLQVLKLRSYAFQGPRWTTKRRSFPNLEFLLIEESDLVQWKPGKSFPRLKYLSMKHCYKLVDICCYEGEPTFLDQYICTIEIELEDCNPLALVWASQLRPRVGSRLRVIASSSFDEKPTTVKFERLVLQLQIKSYVSVQDNCDISFT; via the exons ATGACTGCTTATGGCGGTGTTCTTTCTCTTAGGAATACAATTAACAATGTTATCTGTTGTTCTCGTTTTAGCCTTGTTGGCGGCTCTCTACAAATCATACAAGGCGTCTACGAGGAGTTGCAGCCATTGACAAAAGTTCTTCAAATATTGGACTCGACAAGTCCAAGCAGGAGCAGGAAGAAGGTGAATGCTTTGGATGGAATAATCAAAGATGCAATTTGGAAATTTGAAGACTCTTTGGAATCCCTTCTCACTCGACAGATTCCTTCACAATATGAAACTCTTCCGGAGATCGTCTCCATTGATCTTCAGAGTCTGGAAAACGATGCGATTTCGTTGTTCCAGAAGCTCAATGATATGAAAGAGGAGTACATTTATGAAGTAGAGAATATGCCTCAAGACGAACCTATTTCCTCGTTCTTTGGTTTTCATGGAACCAACTCAAAGATGATTGGATTATCAGACCAATTCGGTGAAGTCAAAAGAGATCTATTGCATTTCCTAGACTATCCCGGTTGGAAGCATGTGTACGGACTTTATGGAACAGCAGGCGTTGGAAAGACCACTCTTGCTAAGAAAATTTATCAAGATCCAAATATTCAGCACATATATAAGCGGCGTGCTTGGGTCACAGTAGGCAGAGTACCTCAACCGATCAGCCAAATTTCACGAGGCATTCTAGCTCAACTCACACAGGGAGCTGAATTAAGATTGCGTGGCAAGAATTGTCTCGTTGTGCTGGATGATGTTTGGGAGAGAGAG GTGCGGTTTTTGAACGAAGAAGAAAGTATGGAACTACTATGTGAGAAGGTGTTTGGAGATGGGAGTTGCCCTCCTCAACTTCACAAACTTGCCATCAAAATTGCCAAGCGTTGTGAAGGCCTCCCTCTCTTGATACTCGCTGTTGCTGGCATCCTATCGAAATCCGACCGGAATAGAGACCCagcctactggaatgaagtagcAGAAAGGAGAAATTCAGTCTTTAAAGATGCATATAATCGAATATCAAAGGTACTTTTCCCAAGTTACGATTACTTACCACAATGTCTTAAAATGCCTTTTCTGTTTATGGGTGTTTTCCCTTATGACACCGCTCCTTCCAAGATTATCGATATGTTGACCGCTGAGGGGTTGTGGGATGATTGGGATTGCTTGAGAGAGCTAGCTATCGAGTACAGTCTTGTTTTGCGCATCTGGAAGAGCGTGGATAAAACTTCGCATGAGTTTTATGTTAGAGAGTACAAAACTTGCCGGCTTCATTCCTCATGGCGACACGTCTGTAGAGGAGAAGctagtaaaaaaaagttttaccATGTCCTAAATAAACTGATTGATGCCTCAGAAGAAAGTCTAATAGGTCAGCGCGGCTTGTGTCTCGAAAACAATGTTTTATTTGGCATCAAAGAGTTTTGCGATTCAATAAGATTGCACTGTGCATCCTTTGCACGTTCTCTCCTTTCCTATGGTCCTTACCACCAATATCCAATCCCTATAGATGTCGGTTTCAAGTTGCTAAGGGAAATAGATATTCTCACACAACGTTTCTATACTTTCCCATTAGAAATTCTATCGCTGGTCCATCTAAAATACCTTGCTTTAACATGCAACGGAGAAATTCCTACAACTATATCCAAACTTTTCAACCTTCGAGTTTTGATTATGCATCCACATCTGAGTATTAGATGTTGTAAAGTTCCATCATATGTACCAATCCAAATATGGGATATGCAAGGGTTGGAGCACATTGAGATATTAGGGAAAAGTCTTGTAACTTCATCTCATGTTAATTTGTATAATCTCTCAACCCTTGTAGGTGTGAATGCTAGCATTTGTACCATCTCCGAACTCCCCAGAAAAATTCCTAACATAAAGAAATTAGGGGTACAGATTGAGCTGATGCCGTATGATGACCATATCGATCTTTTGAGTTGCTTTGGTTGCATTTCAACACTTAGTTTGGATACACTCAAATTGAGCATCACAAATCCTGTGATTAAGCATGGCCATTTTTTCTCTGTGAATCCCAAGTCATTGAAGTTGCCACATTATCTGATAAAGTTACATTTGAGTGGTATGGGTTTTCCTTGGGAATTCATGGATGCAATTGGCACTTTGCCATACCTTCAAGTTCTCAAATTGCGATCCTACGCCTTTCAGGGTCCACGTTGGACAACAAAAAGGCGTAGTTTTCCGAATCTTGAGTTTCTTCTAATTGAAGAAAGTGATTTGGTGCAATGGAAACCAGGAAAAAGCTTCCCTAGGCTTAAATACTTAAGCATGAAGCATTGCTACAAACTAGTAGACATATGCTGCTATGAGGGTGAGCCTACTTTTCTGgaccaatatatatgtacaatagAGATTGAATTAGAGGACTGCAATCCTTTAGCGTTGGTTTGGGCCAGTCAGTTACGACCACGTGTTGGTTCTAGGCTTCGTGTTATTgcctcttcttcttttgaCGAGAAACCGACAACTGTCAAATTTGAAAGGTTAGTCCTTCAACtacaaatcaaatcatatgTCTCTGTTCAAGATAACTGTGatatttcatttacttaa
- the LOC125202635 gene encoding late blight resistance protein R1-A-like isoform X1: MTAYGGVLSLRNTINNVICCSRFSLVGGSLQIIQGVYEELQPLTKVLQILDSTSPSRSRKKVNALDGIIKDAIWKFEDSLESLLTRQIPSQYETLPEIVSIDLQSLENDAISLFQKLNDMKEEYIYEVENMPQDEPISSFFGFHGTNSKMIGLSDQFGEVKRDLLHFLDYPGWKHVYGLYGTAGVGKTTLAKKIYQDPNIQHIYKRRAWVTVGRVPQPISQISRGILAQLTQGAELRLRGKNCLVVLDDVWEREVFDCLHRSIPCVESGCVQVLLTCRHKKWINVIPFGECNEVRFLNEEESMELLCEKVFGDGSCPPQLHKLAIKIAKRCEGLPLLILAVAGILSKSDRNRDPAYWNEVAERRNSVFKDAYNRISKVLFPSYDYLPQCLKMPFLFMGVFPYDTAPSKIIDMLTAEGLWDDWDCLRELAIEYSLVLRIWKSVDKTSHEFYVREYKTCRLHSSWRHVCRGEASKKKFYHVLNKLIDASEESLIGQRGLCLENNVLFGIKEFCDSIRLHCASFARSLLSYGPYHQYPIPIDVGFKLLREIDILTQRFYTFPLEILSLVHLKYLALTCNGEIPTTISKLFNLRVLIMHPHLSIRCCKVPSYVPIQIWDMQGLEHIEILGKSLVTSSHVNLYNLSTLVGVNASICTISELPRKIPNIKKLGVQIELMPYDDHIDLLSCFGCISTLSLDTLKLSITNPVIKHGHFFSVNPKSLKLPHYLIKLHLSGMGFPWEFMDAIGTLPYLQVLKLRSYAFQGPRWTTKRRSFPNLEFLLIEESDLVQWKPGKSFPRLKYLSMKHCYKLVDICCYEGEPTFLDQYICTIEIELEDCNPLALVWASQLRPRVGSRLRVIASSSFDEKPTTVKFERLVLQLQIKSYVSVQDNCDISFT; this comes from the coding sequence ATGACTGCTTATGGCGGTGTTCTTTCTCTTAGGAATACAATTAACAATGTTATCTGTTGTTCTCGTTTTAGCCTTGTTGGCGGCTCTCTACAAATCATACAAGGCGTCTACGAGGAGTTGCAGCCATTGACAAAAGTTCTTCAAATATTGGACTCGACAAGTCCAAGCAGGAGCAGGAAGAAGGTGAATGCTTTGGATGGAATAATCAAAGATGCAATTTGGAAATTTGAAGACTCTTTGGAATCCCTTCTCACTCGACAGATTCCTTCACAATATGAAACTCTTCCGGAGATCGTCTCCATTGATCTTCAGAGTCTGGAAAACGATGCGATTTCGTTGTTCCAGAAGCTCAATGATATGAAAGAGGAGTACATTTATGAAGTAGAGAATATGCCTCAAGACGAACCTATTTCCTCGTTCTTTGGTTTTCATGGAACCAACTCAAAGATGATTGGATTATCAGACCAATTCGGTGAAGTCAAAAGAGATCTATTGCATTTCCTAGACTATCCCGGTTGGAAGCATGTGTACGGACTTTATGGAACAGCAGGCGTTGGAAAGACCACTCTTGCTAAGAAAATTTATCAAGATCCAAATATTCAGCACATATATAAGCGGCGTGCTTGGGTCACAGTAGGCAGAGTACCTCAACCGATCAGCCAAATTTCACGAGGCATTCTAGCTCAACTCACACAGGGAGCTGAATTAAGATTGCGTGGCAAGAATTGTCTCGTTGTGCTGGATGATGTTTGGGAGAGAGAGGTATTCGATTGCTTGCATCGTTCCATACCCTGTGTAGAAAGTGGTTGTGTTCAAGTCTTGCTTACTTGTcgacataaaaaatggattaatGTTATTCCCTTTGGTGAATGCAATGAGGTGCGGTTTTTGAACGAAGAAGAAAGTATGGAACTACTATGTGAGAAGGTGTTTGGAGATGGGAGTTGCCCTCCTCAACTTCACAAACTTGCCATCAAAATTGCCAAGCGTTGTGAAGGCCTCCCTCTCTTGATACTCGCTGTTGCTGGCATCCTATCGAAATCCGACCGGAATAGAGACCCagcctactggaatgaagtagcAGAAAGGAGAAATTCAGTCTTTAAAGATGCATATAATCGAATATCAAAGGTACTTTTCCCAAGTTACGATTACTTACCACAATGTCTTAAAATGCCTTTTCTGTTTATGGGTGTTTTCCCTTATGACACCGCTCCTTCCAAGATTATCGATATGTTGACCGCTGAGGGGTTGTGGGATGATTGGGATTGCTTGAGAGAGCTAGCTATCGAGTACAGTCTTGTTTTGCGCATCTGGAAGAGCGTGGATAAAACTTCGCATGAGTTTTATGTTAGAGAGTACAAAACTTGCCGGCTTCATTCCTCATGGCGACACGTCTGTAGAGGAGAAGctagtaaaaaaaagttttaccATGTCCTAAATAAACTGATTGATGCCTCAGAAGAAAGTCTAATAGGTCAGCGCGGCTTGTGTCTCGAAAACAATGTTTTATTTGGCATCAAAGAGTTTTGCGATTCAATAAGATTGCACTGTGCATCCTTTGCACGTTCTCTCCTTTCCTATGGTCCTTACCACCAATATCCAATCCCTATAGATGTCGGTTTCAAGTTGCTAAGGGAAATAGATATTCTCACACAACGTTTCTATACTTTCCCATTAGAAATTCTATCGCTGGTCCATCTAAAATACCTTGCTTTAACATGCAACGGAGAAATTCCTACAACTATATCCAAACTTTTCAACCTTCGAGTTTTGATTATGCATCCACATCTGAGTATTAGATGTTGTAAAGTTCCATCATATGTACCAATCCAAATATGGGATATGCAAGGGTTGGAGCACATTGAGATATTAGGGAAAAGTCTTGTAACTTCATCTCATGTTAATTTGTATAATCTCTCAACCCTTGTAGGTGTGAATGCTAGCATTTGTACCATCTCCGAACTCCCCAGAAAAATTCCTAACATAAAGAAATTAGGGGTACAGATTGAGCTGATGCCGTATGATGACCATATCGATCTTTTGAGTTGCTTTGGTTGCATTTCAACACTTAGTTTGGATACACTCAAATTGAGCATCACAAATCCTGTGATTAAGCATGGCCATTTTTTCTCTGTGAATCCCAAGTCATTGAAGTTGCCACATTATCTGATAAAGTTACATTTGAGTGGTATGGGTTTTCCTTGGGAATTCATGGATGCAATTGGCACTTTGCCATACCTTCAAGTTCTCAAATTGCGATCCTACGCCTTTCAGGGTCCACGTTGGACAACAAAAAGGCGTAGTTTTCCGAATCTTGAGTTTCTTCTAATTGAAGAAAGTGATTTGGTGCAATGGAAACCAGGAAAAAGCTTCCCTAGGCTTAAATACTTAAGCATGAAGCATTGCTACAAACTAGTAGACATATGCTGCTATGAGGGTGAGCCTACTTTTCTGgaccaatatatatgtacaatagAGATTGAATTAGAGGACTGCAATCCTTTAGCGTTGGTTTGGGCCAGTCAGTTACGACCACGTGTTGGTTCTAGGCTTCGTGTTATTgcctcttcttcttttgaCGAGAAACCGACAACTGTCAAATTTGAAAGGTTAGTCCTTCAACtacaaatcaaatcatatgTCTCTGTTCAAGATAACTGTGatatttcatttacttaa
- the LOC125202635 gene encoding putative late blight resistance protein homolog R1A-10 isoform X2, translated as MTAYGGVLSLRNTINNVICCSRFSLVGGSLQIIQGVYEELQPLTKVLQILDSTSPSRSRKKVNALDGIIKDAIWKFEDSLESLLTRQIPSQYETLPEIVSIDLQSLENDAISLFQKLNDMKEEYIYEVENMPQDEPISSFFGFHGTNSKMIGLSDQFGEVKRDLLHFLDYPGWKHVYGLYGTAGVGKTTLAKKIYQDPNIQHIYKRRAWVTVGRVPQPISQISRGILAQLTQGAELRLRGKNCLVVLDDVWEREVFDCLHRSIPCVESGCVQVLLTCRHKKWINVIPFGECNEVRFLNEEESMELLCEKVFGDGSCPPQLHKLAIKIAKRCEGLPLLILAVAGILSKSDRNRDPAYWNEVAERRNSVFKDAYNRISKVLFPSYDYLPQCLKMPFLFMGVFPYDTAPSKIIDMLTAEGLWDDWDCLRELAIEYSLVLRIWKSVDKTSHEFYVREYKTCRLHSSWRHVCRGEASKKKFYHVLNKLIDASEESLIGQRGLCLENNVLFGIKEFCDSIRLHCASFARSLLSYGPYHQYPIPIDVGFKLLREIDILTQRFYTFPLEILSLVHLKYLALTCNGEIPTTISKLFNLRVLIMHPHLSIRCCKVPSYVPIQIWDMQGLEHIEILGKSLVTSSHVNLYNLSTLVGVNASICTISELPRKIPNIKKLGVQIELMPYDDHIDLLSCFGCISTLSLDTLKLSITNPVIKHGHFFSVNPKSLKLPHYLIKLHLSGMGFPWEFMDAIGTLPYLQVLKLRSYAFQGPRWTTKRRSFPNLEFLLIEESDLVQWKPGKSFPRLKYLSMKHCYKLVDICCYEGEPTFLDQYICTIEIELEDCNPLALVWASQLRPRVGSRLRVIASSSFDEKPTTVKFERY; from the exons ATGACTGCTTATGGCGGTGTTCTTTCTCTTAGGAATACAATTAACAATGTTATCTGTTGTTCTCGTTTTAGCCTTGTTGGCGGCTCTCTACAAATCATACAAGGCGTCTACGAGGAGTTGCAGCCATTGACAAAAGTTCTTCAAATATTGGACTCGACAAGTCCAAGCAGGAGCAGGAAGAAGGTGAATGCTTTGGATGGAATAATCAAAGATGCAATTTGGAAATTTGAAGACTCTTTGGAATCCCTTCTCACTCGACAGATTCCTTCACAATATGAAACTCTTCCGGAGATCGTCTCCATTGATCTTCAGAGTCTGGAAAACGATGCGATTTCGTTGTTCCAGAAGCTCAATGATATGAAAGAGGAGTACATTTATGAAGTAGAGAATATGCCTCAAGACGAACCTATTTCCTCGTTCTTTGGTTTTCATGGAACCAACTCAAAGATGATTGGATTATCAGACCAATTCGGTGAAGTCAAAAGAGATCTATTGCATTTCCTAGACTATCCCGGTTGGAAGCATGTGTACGGACTTTATGGAACAGCAGGCGTTGGAAAGACCACTCTTGCTAAGAAAATTTATCAAGATCCAAATATTCAGCACATATATAAGCGGCGTGCTTGGGTCACAGTAGGCAGAGTACCTCAACCGATCAGCCAAATTTCACGAGGCATTCTAGCTCAACTCACACAGGGAGCTGAATTAAGATTGCGTGGCAAGAATTGTCTCGTTGTGCTGGATGATGTTTGGGAGAGAGAGGTATTCGATTGCTTGCATCGTTCCATACCCTGTGTAGAAAGTGGTTGTGTTCAAGTCTTGCTTACTTGTcgacataaaaaatggattaatGTTATTCCCTTTGGTGAATGCAATGAGGTGCGGTTTTTGAACGAAGAAGAAAGTATGGAACTACTATGTGAGAAGGTGTTTGGAGATGGGAGTTGCCCTCCTCAACTTCACAAACTTGCCATCAAAATTGCCAAGCGTTGTGAAGGCCTCCCTCTCTTGATACTCGCTGTTGCTGGCATCCTATCGAAATCCGACCGGAATAGAGACCCagcctactggaatgaagtagcAGAAAGGAGAAATTCAGTCTTTAAAGATGCATATAATCGAATATCAAAGGTACTTTTCCCAAGTTACGATTACTTACCACAATGTCTTAAAATGCCTTTTCTGTTTATGGGTGTTTTCCCTTATGACACCGCTCCTTCCAAGATTATCGATATGTTGACCGCTGAGGGGTTGTGGGATGATTGGGATTGCTTGAGAGAGCTAGCTATCGAGTACAGTCTTGTTTTGCGCATCTGGAAGAGCGTGGATAAAACTTCGCATGAGTTTTATGTTAGAGAGTACAAAACTTGCCGGCTTCATTCCTCATGGCGACACGTCTGTAGAGGAGAAGctagtaaaaaaaagttttaccATGTCCTAAATAAACTGATTGATGCCTCAGAAGAAAGTCTAATAGGTCAGCGCGGCTTGTGTCTCGAAAACAATGTTTTATTTGGCATCAAAGAGTTTTGCGATTCAATAAGATTGCACTGTGCATCCTTTGCACGTTCTCTCCTTTCCTATGGTCCTTACCACCAATATCCAATCCCTATAGATGTCGGTTTCAAGTTGCTAAGGGAAATAGATATTCTCACACAACGTTTCTATACTTTCCCATTAGAAATTCTATCGCTGGTCCATCTAAAATACCTTGCTTTAACATGCAACGGAGAAATTCCTACAACTATATCCAAACTTTTCAACCTTCGAGTTTTGATTATGCATCCACATCTGAGTATTAGATGTTGTAAAGTTCCATCATATGTACCAATCCAAATATGGGATATGCAAGGGTTGGAGCACATTGAGATATTAGGGAAAAGTCTTGTAACTTCATCTCATGTTAATTTGTATAATCTCTCAACCCTTGTAGGTGTGAATGCTAGCATTTGTACCATCTCCGAACTCCCCAGAAAAATTCCTAACATAAAGAAATTAGGGGTACAGATTGAGCTGATGCCGTATGATGACCATATCGATCTTTTGAGTTGCTTTGGTTGCATTTCAACACTTAGTTTGGATACACTCAAATTGAGCATCACAAATCCTGTGATTAAGCATGGCCATTTTTTCTCTGTGAATCCCAAGTCATTGAAGTTGCCACATTATCTGATAAAGTTACATTTGAGTGGTATGGGTTTTCCTTGGGAATTCATGGATGCAATTGGCACTTTGCCATACCTTCAAGTTCTCAAATTGCGATCCTACGCCTTTCAGGGTCCACGTTGGACAACAAAAAGGCGTAGTTTTCCGAATCTTGAGTTTCTTCTAATTGAAGAAAGTGATTTGGTGCAATGGAAACCAGGAAAAAGCTTCCCTAGGCTTAAATACTTAAGCATGAAGCATTGCTACAAACTAGTAGACATATGCTGCTATGAGGGTGAGCCTACTTTTCTGgaccaatatatatgtacaatagAGATTGAATTAGAGGACTGCAATCCTTTAGCGTTGGTTTGGGCCAGTCAGTTACGACCACGTGTTGGTTCTAGGCTTCGTGTTATTgcctcttcttcttttgaCGAGAAACCGACAACTGTCAAATTTGAAAG GTATTGA